The Pungitius pungitius chromosome 15, fPunPun2.1, whole genome shotgun sequence nucleotide sequence GTAGACAGCCGAGAGTATCACACCTAGGTACAGAAGAGCCACCATGACGGAATCGTCCTGAGCTTGGAGGAACGGACACTATTTGTATACTTCCTGTCAAATGAGTTGAATGATTAACACCTGTGTGAGAGCGAGGCATCGGTTGGTCAGCGTCTACTTATGCTTTCTGTATGTTCTCACAGATCCATTTATACTGTAGTATATTCATTTTGGACAAATGCAACTCACGTTAAGTGAATTTGATCACGTAGTTGATGGAAGCAATTAAAAACATATGCACTCATTTTAGTCTACACATCTATTGTGTAATGTTTCAGAGGAAAATATTGTAAGTTATTTGctttacattcatttttgcactaatatattgttttaattggTTGTTACTTGCTTGAAGAagttatatataacatatataaccTATATATTTTAGATATAAAATAATGtgaatttttattaaaatgttagaACGATCTAAGAACTTTCAAGAAGTATACCTCAAGCATCTTCATTCTTTTAGGTCATTGGAGTTTAACTTActtactttgattttttttctagcTTGCCACTTGATCAGATACCTATATTTTTTCTTAAGTCAAtgatgtaaatatttttgttcatccattaaagctgctgtagctCGTTTCGCTATTTTTGCTTGAGAGCAGAACCATCTTTTCGTTCGTTTGGACCCTGTCGCGTCCGGAAGGGTTAGCTGTGAACACAGGAAGTACGTTCGAGTCAGCCGGAGACGAGCAGGTTGTAAAACCCCAATACATCCAGTGTTGTCAACAAAGACATTTCATATAATTTGGAATTGTATTAAATTGTTTATTCAAGATGCTGATCAAAGTTAAGGTAAGGGCATCGTTTCCTCCACGCTAACGCTTCTCTGCTGCCTCGTAGCTGCTGTTTGCTTGCCCGCTAACGCCAGTCACCGGCTCGCTAATTTACTTTGTACCGGGAAGGGAGCAGTGATTTATTACATCCTAATTTACACGTATCTTGTTTCATGCTAAAACGTTCTATGTCTGCCTGTGTTTTAGCGGAATTAACGTAGCTTAATAGACGTTACGTCGGTACACGTCGCCGTTCAGTAGCTAACGTTATGCTCGCTGATAGCTTGCTAACTTGAATGCGATCACGGCGGCAGGTTAGCCACTGGTGTGTCCGGTGTTACACTACAATGTGTCCCGGTAGAGTCTGTAGCCTAACTACGGCCTTTACTACTGGGCCACACGACATTCATCGTTTAGCACCATACAACGTTGATCGACAGATAACTATTGGATCAATCATTTCGGTGGCGTGTTATTGCCCACGAACTGCTGAATCCAACTCGTCCACTGTGTGGATATTCCTGTACGTTACATGTCTGTGCCTGGTCTCATGAAATCAGACCTTTAACGACCTCACTGTGctcactgcgccccccccccccccccccctgccctgtGCGTGATCGTGTCAACTTTTCTTTCAGACTCTCACCGGAAAAGAAATAGAGATCGACATTGAGCCCACAGACAAGGTGAGATGCACCATTGCTATTAGATGGTAAAATGTGCTGTTGAATCTAAAGGCACCGTATCATCTCTAAATGTCGTCTTTTTTGCATGAATGAAGGTGGAGCGAATTaaggagagggtggaggagaaggaaggaatCCCCCCACAGCAACAGAGACTCATCTACAGCGGCAAACAGATGTGAGTTCCCCGACACGGCGAACAATTTTGCTTCGTAGTGGCTGCGAGCGGCACCAGTTTCTCATCTATCTTGTGCTCACTCGCTCTCAGGAACGATGAGAAGACAGCTGCAGACTACAAGATCCAAGGAGGCTCGGTGCTCCACCTTGTGTTGGCGCTACGAGGCGGCTCAACGCCGCGCAGGC carries:
- the nedd8l gene encoding NEDD8 ubiquitin like modifier, like, with product MLIKVKTLTGKEIEIDIEPTDKVERIKERVEEKEGIPPQQQRLIYSGKQMNDEKTAADYKIQGGSVLHLVLALRGGSTPRRPCTRCSSLS